In Leptolyngbya sp. O-77, the genomic window CGATTAATAGACGAGGGGGCGAGACGTGAGGGGCGATCGCCAAGCTCTACAACGGTTTACTCATAAGCGATACAGCTTATGGTACTACGATTTCGGAAAGGGCTTATTTGAGAGAAAATTCGCAGATTTTGCAAAATCTTCCCGGTTTAAGGAGCATAGGTGGAAACGTGAAAAATGAGGTGACCAATCATTGCGGAAATCGCGGCCTGCTGAGTTTGGATCAACGCTGGGGCTGAAAATTGATACATGAAGATTTGAGAAAAAAAATTGAGAAAACTTGACTCGCAGAACCGGACTATTAGAGCTTGGTTCTGCAAGACGAATTTACGACCGCAAAAGTGCCCAAGGTTTGATTTTTAGTCCGGAGGAGAGTTTGGCTGGGTTTGAATTTTAGCCAGGCCTAAGTCTATGCACCTTCTGTTTTTTTCTGGGGTTTATCCTGGTGATTTTTTGGGGCATCGGGTGCGCTATGGATTCGCAACTTAGGGAATTTAAGCAGTTCAAGAATTTTGAAAGAACCGTGAGACTGTCCCAGATTGTGGGCATCTTAAAACCACTCGCTTGAGTTTGTACACGAGTTGAATCAGGTGCAAAGCCATCCGTTTGGAGCCGTGAAGTAACCTAACTTTCCGAAGCAAAACCTAAAAGGGCGATCGCCCATCTTGCCTCAGGGGTTCACAGCCTAGGTGCCTATCACAAAAATTATAGGTGCTTAGCACAAAAGTTAATTGATAGATTAGCTGCAAGAATGACTGAGCGCAGAGACAACGCCTGCCGTAGGGCAGATTGAGGATGTGTCGTGGGAGACTGTTGAACCCCTCATGCCCTTGTGTTCGTTTTGATTCGATGGATTAGGCAAATTCGGTGTCTTGATCACTTGATCAGCGGCAAGCCGCATTGCTTGTCAGGAAGCCCGCCCATGAGCCTAAAATCTCGGTCGAAAAAGACCCCGCCCCAATCCAACTCGGAGGAATCGCTGTCGGACAATGCGCCCCTTTTCGAGCGCCCTGCTCCGGCATCTTCTTGTCCGTCGGCGGAGAATTCTGAACGGAACTGCGAGAATAGACACTGCACCGGGTCCAAATCTTTGTCAGGCGGTTCCCATTTGAGCAACAGTCATGCGCGATCGCACTCTTCTCCTGCGCCACCGAGCGATGGTTCCGCTGCCTCATCGTCCGCGATCGCTCAACCCCTGCTCAAGTTTGACAGCCTGGAAATTAGCAGCCTGGAAGCTAGCAGTCTGAAAGCTAGCAGCCCGGCGGATTTCTCAGATGCGCTGCCGCCGTTCATTCAACCGCTGCTCACGCTGATTTCTGACCTAGTTTATGTCTATGACCGGGTGGCGCACCGCCTCATGCTGATGAACGATCGGACGGCGGCAGTGCTGGGGGATTGCCTGGAGGGACTACAGTCGCCTAGTATCGCCGCCCTCTCTGCACGGGTTCATTCAGAGGACTGGGCACGGGTGCAGACGTATCTGGCTCAGATGTTGGGCGAGTCGAGCGATGAGCATGAGGTGGAATTTCGCCTGCGGCAGAGCAACGGCGAGTGGCGCTGGCTGCGATCGCGCGATCGCCTGTTGTCTCGCACGCTCGATGGACTGCCCTGGCAGCGGTTGGGCCTTTTGACTGATATTACCCACCAAAAGCAAACAGACTCTACCGCCCAGCCAACGTCCCTGGTCGAGCAGCAGATGGCGCTGGTTTCCAAACAAGCCACCCACTTTGCCCGGATGCTGAGTCAGTCTTTGGATTTGAAAGACATCCTGAATACGGCTGTAGATCAGGTTCTACAGATCTTTCAGGCAGATCGGGTGCTGATCTACCGCCTGTTTGAAAATGGCACAGGCAGCATCATCGTAGATGCGATCGCCGCAGGGTGTCCACCGATTGCGGGGCATCCGCCGCCAGAGAGCATCTTTCCTATAGCCGATCGCCCGACTAGCAACGCGGGCTGGGTCTACAGCCTGGATAACCTAGAGGCGGAATCGCTTTCAGAGCATTCTCGCAGCGTTTTGCGACGGCTGGGCGTTCGCGCCATGCTGGTCGTGCCGATGATGCAGCAAGATACGCTGTGGGGCTGGCTGGTGGTGCATCAGTGTTTGGGCGATCGCACCTGGCAGAAGTGGGAAACTGACCTGATTACCCAACTTGCGGGCCAGTTAGAGCTGGCCATTGCCCAATCGGAACTCTATCAGCAGGTGCAGCGCCTAAATGTTGATCTAGAGCGGCAGATTCAGGCCCGCACGGCCGAACTGCGGCTAGCGTCGAACTTTGAAGCGACGCTCAAACGCATTACCGACAAGGTGCGCGACAGCCTCGACGAAGATCAGATTTTGCAAACGGCAGTGCAGGAATTGGCGATCGCCACCGAGATTAGCTGCTGCAATGCCGCCCTCTATGACCTGGAAGGGGGCACCTCGACGGTTCGCTACGAGTACACCACCACCGTCTCCCCCTACCAAGGACGCACCGCCGATCTAGCGGCCTTCCCAGAGATCTACGGCCCATTGCTCAACGGGCAGAGTCTACAATTCTGCTCTCTTGTGCCCAACCCGGTGCGCGGGCGCGTGTCCATGCTGGCAACGCCCATTATGGACGACCAGGGCGTGCTGGGCGACTTGTGGATGATCAACCACGCCTTCTATGCCTTTGGCGAACAGGACTTGCGGATGGCGCAGCAGGTGGCCAACCAGTGTGCGATCGCCCTCCGCCAGGCCCGGCTGTTTCAAGCTGCCCAAGCTCAGGTGCGAGAACTAGAAAGACTCAACCAACTCAAAGACGACTTCCTCAGCACCGTCTCCCACGAACTGCGAACGCCCATGTCCAATATCAAAATGGCCATTCAAATGCTAGAGTTAACCCTCCGGCAGGCGGGCATTTTGGACAGCACCACAGAGCCAGAGCCAAACCGGGTCAACCGCTACTTCAAAATCCTGCGGGAAGAGTCGCAGCGCGAAATCAGTCTGATCAACGACCTACTTGACCTGTCGCGGCTCGACGCGGGCGCAGATGCGCTGCATCTCACCACAATCAACCTGGCCAGCTGGCTAATACCACTGCTGCGCCCGTTTGAGGAACGTGCCCGCAATCACCAGCAATCTCTACAAATTCGCCTGGACGCAGCTAACCTCCCACCCTTGATCACCGACCTGGCTAAGCTGGAGCGCGTGGTTACAGAACTGCTGACCAATGCCTGCAAGTACACCCCTGCGGAGGGCGAAATTTGGGTCGAGGTAACGAGTCTGGAATCGGGGGTTCAAGCGCAGGAGGAGGGAAGAGAGAAGAAGGAAGAAGGAAGAAGGAAGAGAGAAGAGGGAAGAGGGAAGAGAAAAATACTTGCTTACTCCAGCGCTCCAACTCTCCAGATCCGCGTTACTAACACTGGCACGGAAATTCCGCTCATCGAGCGCGATCGCATTTTTGAAAAGTTCTACCGCATCCCCAATAACGACCCCTGGAAATATGGCGGCACTGGGCTAGGGCTGGCGCTCGTGAAAAAGCTGGTCATGTGCCTGCAAGGTACGCTAGAGCTAGACTGCGGCAATGGACAGGTTCAATTCACGGTCACGCTGCCGCTTCAGCCAACAGTTGACTAAACTCCTATCCCCAACCCCTGCCTTACCCGATTACGCCATCACGCCTCAACGCTGCCAATAACCCGCCACAGGCATCCATCAGCAGGTCAATCACATAGTTAAACCCCTCCGTCCCGCCGTAGTAGGGGTCGGGCACTTCGCGATCGCCATAGGTTTGGCAATAGTCGCACATTAGCTTCACCTTGTGGCGATATTGCCCGCTGCGGTCGAGGCGCAGAATATTTTCGTAATTCTCTTTGTCCATTGCCAGGATCAGGTCAAACTCCTCAAAATCGTCGGGATGAAACTGGCGGGCGGTTCCCTCTAGCGTAATGCCCAGCTTCGCCTGAGCAGCGGCGTTCATGCGGCGATCGGGCGGGCTGCCGACGTGCCATGCGCCCGTACCCGCCGAGTCGCAAATAATCTGCCCGTCTAGCCCGTTTTGTCGGATCAGCAGGTTCATAATGTTTTCCGCAGAGGGCGATCGGCAAATGTTGCCAAGGCAAACAAACAGCAGCTTGTAGGGCATGTCTCCAGTTCCAGGTTTAAAGTGCTATACTCTCTGAGTGGTGATTGGCGATCGCTCTAGAGTTTACTATTCTAAGAGTCTGCTTAGGAGTTCACTTTAAGAGTTCGCTAGGAAGCCGAGGGGAAGCCGAGGGCATGTAGCTCAGTGGATAGAGCATCAGATTCCGGTTCTGAGGGTCGGGGGTTCGAATCCCTCCATGCTCGTTTGATGCATACTCTTTTGATGCATACTCGTTTGATGAGTAGTGATAGCGTGTAACGACAAGCTCATCTCTAGTTGCCCATTTCTGTCAGGCATTCGGCTTGGTTAGTTAAAACCTGGGCTAACGTTTAGAAATCAGCCGTGCCCCAGCCAGGTGCTTTCTGGGCCGATCGCAGAATGAAGGCCGATAGCTTTTCGACCTGCGCCTGGTTCATCCAGTCTTCCGAAACGCGACGACACTCCAGCGCTTCTTCGGAGCCGTCGTAGGTTGTAGGGGATCGCAGAAATGCCACCAGGCTGTTAATGGTATCGCGGGGCGGAGTTGCGCCTTTTAGCGCTGATAGCGACAGCGGCACGGTCGGGTTGGGCAGGGTCGAACCACCGACGTGGCAGTTTTTGCAGTTTTCTTCAAACAGGCGCTTGCCTGCGGTTAGGTCGATTGCCGAAAACGGCTGGGTGGCGTCTGCATCGAGCGGCAACTCCACTGGCTCGGAGGCATCTAGAAATCTTGCGACATAGGGATCAACGGGCCCGGCGATCGCCCCTTGCGGCATCAGCGCGATCGCCCCCATCCAGCATCCGATGACCAGCCATCCGACAACCAGCCGTCGAATCTCTAACCAACGGTTCCGCTGACCTGCCCCCTGCGTGCCTTTCCGCTTAGCCTGCTGCATTGCTATTTCTAAAAATTTCTAAAGTTGATTACCTTTTTTACTCTAGCGCTGGTGGACTACGGGTAGGCTGCTCACGGGTTACTGGCCAGCTACAGCCAGCGACAATCTCCTGTCCTAGCCAACGCCCCATTTTTCCTCATAGCGCTGCCTTGAGTCCCGTTT contains:
- a CDS encoding low molecular weight protein-tyrosine-phosphatase; its protein translation is MPYKLLFVCLGNICRSPSAENIMNLLIRQNGLDGQIICDSAGTGAWHVGSPPDRRMNAAAQAKLGITLEGTARQFHPDDFEEFDLILAMDKENYENILRLDRSGQYRHKVKLMCDYCQTYGDREVPDPYYGGTEGFNYVIDLLMDACGGLLAALRRDGVIG
- the psbV2 gene encoding photosystem II cytochrome PsbV2; this translates as MQQAKRKGTQGAGQRNRWLEIRRLVVGWLVIGCWMGAIALMPQGAIAGPVDPYVARFLDASEPVELPLDADATQPFSAIDLTAGKRLFEENCKNCHVGGSTLPNPTVPLSLSALKGATPPRDTINSLVAFLRSPTTYDGSEEALECRRVSEDWMNQAQVEKLSAFILRSAQKAPGWGTADF
- a CDS encoding GAF domain-containing protein, whose amino-acid sequence is MSLKSRSKKTPPQSNSEESLSDNAPLFERPAPASSCPSAENSERNCENRHCTGSKSLSGGSHLSNSHARSHSSPAPPSDGSAASSSAIAQPLLKFDSLEISSLEASSLKASSPADFSDALPPFIQPLLTLISDLVYVYDRVAHRLMLMNDRTAAVLGDCLEGLQSPSIAALSARVHSEDWARVQTYLAQMLGESSDEHEVEFRLRQSNGEWRWLRSRDRLLSRTLDGLPWQRLGLLTDITHQKQTDSTAQPTSLVEQQMALVSKQATHFARMLSQSLDLKDILNTAVDQVLQIFQADRVLIYRLFENGTGSIIVDAIAAGCPPIAGHPPPESIFPIADRPTSNAGWVYSLDNLEAESLSEHSRSVLRRLGVRAMLVVPMMQQDTLWGWLVVHQCLGDRTWQKWETDLITQLAGQLELAIAQSELYQQVQRLNVDLERQIQARTAELRLASNFEATLKRITDKVRDSLDEDQILQTAVQELAIATEISCCNAALYDLEGGTSTVRYEYTTTVSPYQGRTADLAAFPEIYGPLLNGQSLQFCSLVPNPVRGRVSMLATPIMDDQGVLGDLWMINHAFYAFGEQDLRMAQQVANQCAIALRQARLFQAAQAQVRELERLNQLKDDFLSTVSHELRTPMSNIKMAIQMLELTLRQAGILDSTTEPEPNRVNRYFKILREESQREISLINDLLDLSRLDAGADALHLTTINLASWLIPLLRPFEERARNHQQSLQIRLDAANLPPLITDLAKLERVVTELLTNACKYTPAEGEIWVEVTSLESGVQAQEEGREKKEEGRRKREEGRGKRKILAYSSAPTLQIRVTNTGTEIPLIERDRIFEKFYRIPNNDPWKYGGTGLGLALVKKLVMCLQGTLELDCGNGQVQFTVTLPLQPTVD